One segment of Streptomyces sp. YIM 121038 DNA contains the following:
- a CDS encoding helix-hairpin-helix domain-containing protein codes for MSTESAAAEVAEPEAPEAAAEPEAEAAPEADATPEEADAPEEAAGPDEDAGPEEADATGADDGSGSAADAEGKAEAGSELSEAEAELAAQRELRQRIEERKAAKEGPLEAGAKLQGTAADLLAAVRAVESGEKPVASAFREPQPVAPRRPAPEPVRRPAPEAPAAPAEPAADAVAAVAAVLSEGGAPAALAPRAAAALGEGADERLREDPWQLLRLPGVRPEQADGFARALLGDACGPGDERRGRALTVWLLEQAALAGHTALDADALTAALGQRAVPDPEEAAQGALAEGDVLVFQDALEDAPQVAPAAAPDGEGADPEAEATAPVRVLFGLERYAMAEESLADGLARVINSLPKEDGSGPDAEAWESAASAASGSAAELIRAVAAHGLVLHTGGEAARAEPAALVAAARSLGLRVCAAAHTADGQRRLAEHTGTGADDGEGAAEGAGTAVTVAGLLSGRQGPGRDADGALAVDLLVVLDAPQLDVEAAAMLVESLPDGARLVLSGDPGVLWSAGPGRVFADVLAARACPQIASRTPDPGPLGELVSGIGVGELTEVAAPDKEVVIVPVHDAADAIRRTVQLVADSVPRAIGVPAEHTQVITPGHGGAAGTRALNAALKERLNPGPGRFGGFDPGDRVAHAPVPGRTALGRVVRADAEGLHLECDGAPVVVAKERVEQSVRHAWAVTAHQAAGRRWPAAVVVLPGDAAAALTRPWVYAAFSRAERHLSVVQGVAQALPRAVAERPAKERTTRLRTLLRPQLPETD; via the coding sequence GCCGAGGCCGCACCGGAAGCCGACGCCACGCCGGAGGAGGCCGACGCACCGGAGGAGGCCGCGGGGCCGGACGAGGACGCCGGGCCGGAGGAGGCCGACGCGACCGGGGCGGACGACGGGTCCGGGAGCGCGGCGGACGCCGAGGGCAAGGCCGAGGCCGGGAGCGAGCTGTCCGAGGCCGAGGCCGAGCTGGCCGCCCAGCGGGAGCTGCGGCAGCGGATCGAGGAGCGCAAGGCCGCCAAGGAGGGCCCGCTGGAGGCGGGCGCCAAGCTCCAGGGCACGGCGGCGGACCTGCTCGCGGCGGTGCGGGCGGTGGAGAGCGGGGAGAAGCCCGTGGCCTCCGCGTTCCGCGAGCCCCAGCCCGTCGCGCCGCGCAGGCCCGCGCCGGAGCCGGTGCGGCGCCCGGCTCCCGAGGCCCCCGCGGCACCGGCCGAGCCCGCGGCGGACGCCGTCGCCGCGGTGGCGGCGGTGCTCTCCGAGGGCGGCGCGCCCGCCGCGCTCGCGCCCAGGGCTGCGGCCGCGCTCGGCGAGGGTGCCGACGAGCGCCTGCGCGAGGACCCCTGGCAGTTGCTGCGCCTCCCCGGGGTGCGGCCCGAGCAGGCCGACGGCTTCGCGCGGGCGCTGCTCGGCGACGCGTGCGGCCCCGGGGACGAGCGCCGGGGCCGCGCCCTGACGGTGTGGCTCCTGGAGCAGGCCGCCCTCGCGGGGCACACAGCCCTCGACGCGGACGCCCTCACCGCGGCCCTCGGGCAGCGCGCCGTGCCGGACCCGGAGGAGGCCGCACAGGGCGCCCTCGCCGAGGGGGACGTGCTCGTCTTCCAGGACGCGCTGGAGGACGCCCCGCAGGTGGCCCCGGCCGCCGCTCCGGACGGCGAAGGCGCCGATCCCGAGGCGGAGGCCACTGCTCCGGTTCGTGTCCTGTTCGGCCTCGAGCGGTACGCGATGGCGGAGGAGAGCCTCGCCGACGGCCTGGCCCGCGTCATCAACTCCCTGCCGAAGGAGGACGGTTCGGGCCCGGACGCCGAGGCCTGGGAGTCCGCCGCGAGCGCAGCGTCCGGCTCCGCCGCCGAGCTGATCCGCGCCGTCGCCGCGCACGGCCTGGTGCTGCACACCGGCGGCGAGGCGGCACGGGCCGAGCCCGCCGCCCTGGTGGCGGCGGCGCGCTCGCTCGGCCTGCGGGTGTGCGCGGCCGCGCACACGGCGGACGGACAGCGCCGCCTCGCCGAGCACACGGGCACCGGCGCGGACGACGGCGAAGGTGCGGCAGAGGGTGCGGGCACCGCCGTCACCGTGGCCGGGTTGCTGTCCGGCCGGCAGGGGCCCGGGCGGGACGCCGACGGTGCCCTGGCCGTGGACCTCCTCGTGGTCCTGGACGCGCCGCAGCTGGACGTGGAGGCGGCGGCCATGCTCGTCGAGTCCCTGCCGGACGGCGCCCGCCTGGTGCTCAGCGGCGACCCGGGCGTGCTGTGGTCGGCGGGCCCCGGCCGGGTCTTCGCCGACGTGCTCGCGGCCCGCGCCTGCCCGCAGATCGCCTCGCGCACCCCGGACCCCGGCCCCCTCGGGGAGCTGGTGTCCGGCATCGGCGTCGGCGAGCTCACCGAGGTCGCCGCGCCGGACAAGGAAGTCGTGATCGTCCCGGTGCACGACGCCGCCGACGCGATCCGGCGCACGGTGCAGCTCGTCGCGGACTCCGTGCCCCGCGCCATCGGCGTGCCCGCCGAGCACACGCAGGTCATCACGCCGGGCCACGGCGGAGCCGCGGGCACCCGCGCGCTGAACGCGGCGCTGAAGGAGCGGCTGAATCCCGGCCCCGGCCGCTTCGGCGGCTTCGACCCGGGCGACCGCGTCGCCCACGCCCCGGTGCCGGGCCGCACGGCGCTCGGCCGTGTCGTGCGGGCCGACGCGGAGGGCCTGCACCTGGAGTGCGACGGCGCCCCCGTGGTCGTGGCGAAGGAGCGGGTGGAGCAGAGCGTGCGACACGCCTGGGCCGTCACCGCGCACCAGGCGGCCGGCCGCCGCTGGCCCGCCGCGGTCGTGGTGCTGCCGGGCGACGCCGCGGCGGCCCTGACCCGGCCCTGGGTGTACGCGGCGTTCAGCCGCGCCGAGCGCCATCTGTCGGTGGTCCAGGGGGTCGCACAGGCCCTGCCCCGGGCGGTCGCGGAACGCCCGGCCAAGGAGCGCACGACCCGGCTGCGCACACTGCTGCGGCCGCAGCTGCCCGAGACGGACTAG
- a CDS encoding site-specific integrase, with protein sequence MWIEDRAEHKDYIESIAKWKASGKKRQPPGRWRVRWYDPQGKPKAKTYSTKPDAENGQEDITAKLKGGSYRDPSQGEILISALAEDWYKNKRRITERTKEDYREILDLYVIPFWGDWKISAIRWEDVDDWLTYLEGLPGRKTKTLSAGRIVKIYRVAGMVAKRAVQTGKITASPFKDHELPRTGDDGEHVYLTHEEVERLACAAAKQNPMFGTLIRLKSYTGPRWGEISAIKAGRLNPLKRTVRIVEAFTKLKGGRTILKDTKNHERRTLPVPAFLFGELKELAKSKGRDEFLFTGEDGALTYAEWRPIWRQAVKDAGLQGRGLTPHKLRHTAASLAIQAGANPKAVQKMLGHKSAALTFDLYAHLWDDDLDDVATALDARRKLAMAA encoded by the coding sequence GTGTGGATCGAGGACCGCGCGGAGCACAAGGACTACATCGAGTCCATCGCCAAGTGGAAGGCGTCGGGGAAGAAGCGTCAGCCACCGGGGCGCTGGAGAGTGCGGTGGTACGACCCGCAGGGGAAGCCCAAGGCCAAGACGTATTCGACCAAGCCCGATGCGGAGAACGGCCAAGAGGACATCACCGCCAAGCTCAAGGGCGGAAGCTATCGCGACCCGAGCCAGGGGGAAATCCTGATCTCCGCCCTGGCGGAGGACTGGTACAAGAACAAGCGGCGGATCACGGAGCGCACCAAAGAGGATTACCGTGAAATCCTGGACCTCTACGTCATCCCCTTCTGGGGGGATTGGAAAATCTCCGCCATCCGATGGGAGGACGTGGACGACTGGTTGACCTACCTGGAGGGGCTGCCCGGCAGGAAGACGAAGACGCTCTCCGCCGGAAGGATCGTCAAGATCTACCGGGTAGCCGGAATGGTCGCGAAGCGTGCTGTGCAGACAGGGAAGATCACGGCCAGTCCGTTCAAGGATCACGAGCTTCCGCGCACGGGTGACGACGGCGAGCACGTCTACCTCACGCACGAAGAGGTGGAAAGACTGGCGTGTGCCGCAGCGAAACAGAACCCGATGTTCGGAACGCTGATCCGGCTCAAGTCGTATACGGGGCCACGGTGGGGCGAGATCAGCGCCATCAAAGCCGGTCGCCTGAATCCGTTGAAACGCACGGTGCGGATTGTCGAGGCGTTCACCAAGCTCAAGGGTGGCCGCACCATCCTCAAGGACACGAAGAACCACGAACGCCGCACCCTTCCCGTTCCGGCGTTCCTGTTCGGCGAGCTGAAGGAACTGGCCAAGTCCAAGGGGCGCGATGAGTTCCTTTTCACCGGGGAGGACGGCGCCCTCACGTACGCGGAATGGCGGCCCATCTGGCGCCAGGCCGTCAAGGACGCCGGTCTCCAGGGCCGGGGGCTGACCCCCCACAAGCTGCGCCACACGGCCGCTTCGCTGGCGATCCAGGCGGGGGCCAACCCCAAGGCGGTCCAGAAGATGCTCGGGCACAAGAGCGCGGCTCTCACCTTCGACCTGTACGCGCACCTGTGGGATGACGACCTGGACGACGTGGCGACCGCCCTGGACGCCCGCCGGAAGCTGGCGATGGCCGCCTAG
- a CDS encoding helix-turn-helix transcriptional regulator, whose translation MPSMDESPPDPTAATVAENIRRARARRGKSTYELSALLTEAGHTVSQSALSRMERGLQRVTVSDLMALAVVLDVSPLGLLLPLGDDGAEAVDVTGGGTLPLHRAWSWAQGYEPLNPEGDPRTAAWEFRLYSLPPGLRHLPGNPYLTMEGDE comes from the coding sequence ATGCCATCCATGGACGAGTCACCACCAGACCCGACAGCGGCCACCGTCGCCGAGAACATCCGCAGAGCCCGAGCCCGGCGCGGGAAATCCACCTACGAGCTGTCCGCGCTCCTCACCGAAGCGGGCCATACCGTCTCCCAGTCGGCCCTCTCCCGCATGGAACGGGGCCTCCAGCGTGTCACGGTCTCCGACCTGATGGCGCTGGCCGTGGTGCTGGACGTCTCCCCCCTCGGCCTTCTCCTCCCGCTCGGAGACGACGGGGCGGAGGCCGTGGACGTCACCGGGGGCGGCACCCTGCCCCTGCATCGCGCATGGTCCTGGGCGCAGGGCTACGAGCCGCTGAACCCCGAAGGTGATCCCCGGACCGCCGCGTGGGAGTTCAGGCTCTACAGCCTGCCCCCGGGGCTTCGCCACCTTCCCGGAAATCCGTACCTCACGATGGAAGGGGATGAGTAG
- a CDS encoding helix-turn-helix domain-containing protein, which translates to MADEILTPKQVAAEYGFAVHTLKNWRWIGTGPDYIKGPGRTGRIKYRRSAVERWLKSHTVTPGHT; encoded by the coding sequence ATGGCGGACGAGATCCTGACCCCGAAGCAGGTGGCGGCGGAGTACGGCTTCGCGGTCCACACGCTGAAGAACTGGCGCTGGATCGGGACCGGGCCCGACTACATCAAGGGACCGGGACGCACCGGCCGGATCAAGTACCGCCGCAGCGCGGTGGAGCGGTGGCTGAAGAGCCACACCGTGACCCCTGGCCACACCTGA
- a CDS encoding bifunctional DNA primase/polymerase, translating into MINGNDALFGPLHAALALASVGVPALPLRQGKVPFGNCPTCTGNQCGGRPNMKIPGSCACPMPCHGWAASSSRAEVISSDAWSTAWTKAAATAYHPGGANLTVVDLDNADAVTWARGHLPATRTVETTRGQHWIYLGAMQSANAVRPGVDIKSLMAYARWLGPGDGLMVKLPDSVRALTAREEATGAGSSRVPSALPARAAWDRQVASGCRHTERYVRTGLERGLDMLRPLQDGQGRGRTAWSVARHMGRLHAQCPGPCGLENLGDEIVNMAIATGLEHWRAIRAVQNGFAASGMNVPMGQAA; encoded by the coding sequence ATGATCAACGGCAATGACGCCCTGTTCGGCCCCCTGCACGCCGCCTTGGCGCTGGCCTCCGTCGGCGTCCCCGCCCTGCCCCTGCGTCAGGGGAAGGTGCCGTTCGGCAACTGCCCCACCTGCACAGGTAACCAGTGCGGTGGGCGGCCGAACATGAAGATCCCTGGCTCCTGCGCCTGCCCGATGCCCTGTCACGGATGGGCCGCCTCCTCCTCCCGCGCCGAGGTCATCTCCTCGGACGCCTGGAGCACGGCCTGGACGAAGGCGGCTGCTACCGCCTACCACCCCGGGGGCGCCAACCTGACCGTGGTGGATCTCGACAACGCCGACGCCGTCACCTGGGCCCGTGGACACCTGCCCGCCACCCGCACTGTGGAGACCACGCGCGGGCAGCACTGGATCTACCTGGGCGCCATGCAGTCGGCCAACGCGGTGCGCCCCGGCGTCGACATCAAGTCCCTCATGGCGTACGCGCGCTGGCTCGGCCCCGGTGACGGTCTCATGGTGAAGCTCCCGGACTCCGTGCGCGCGCTGACGGCACGTGAAGAAGCCACCGGGGCGGGCTCTTCGCGGGTGCCGTCCGCGCTCCCCGCACGGGCCGCCTGGGACCGTCAGGTGGCCTCCGGGTGCCGTCACACCGAGCGGTACGTACGCACGGGCCTGGAGCGCGGCCTGGACATGCTCCGGCCGCTCCAGGACGGACAGGGGCGCGGTCGGACGGCGTGGAGCGTCGCACGACACATGGGACGCCTCCACGCCCAGTGCCCCGGACCATGCGGGCTGGAGAACCTGGGCGACGAGATCGTGAACATGGCCATCGCCACCGGCCTGGAGCACTGGCGGGCGATCCGGGCCGTACAGAACGGGTTCGCGGCGTCCGGAATGAACGTGCCGATGGGGCAGGCGGCCTGA
- a CDS encoding phage/plasmid primase, P4 family: MSFATNDAASIAEEATPGSTFSDDDMWGGEDAVPTGPEQRIALVDKAREESASIPEPEHRVRAAEERHSGQLRFADRMITEYGHQLRRVHGIGWHEWDGFRWKADDQVRHLAYAVKTVRNALSDLQHLDGDTQKALFKDIRRSESAGALEGIAKIAGALEPVSTSSKSLDADPHLFNTAGGVLDLKNGTLRESRHEDLITKVAGACADIDGGRSELWENFLHRILPQQDVRDFVQRLIGCSMYGAVLEQILPLLTGTGANGKSVLAGAIQYAFGDYAITVDPEMLMESKHQRHASFLMRLRGARLAFCSETEKGRKFSEATMKRLTGGEPIEANLMRQDPIEFDPTHTLIMLTNHLPEVSGDDPAIWRRILVVPFDVVIPEEERDTRLPEKLRDAAPQILAWAYQGWLAYQEQGLNPPDAVRAKTAAYRAESDIMARFLEEETVSVARGSVGARYLYEKWSEWCFSTGQEHGTAGSEVAFAKALELRGYKKKRSSAGNVYKGLGLLAGLAGESGGEPEPTEPEYEEPTLSDPPTGDPRQCSAPSSPPPGRPSAGRAPESQLRPGGPDRLRETAPLHRPAASIGHQAQTMGVTS; the protein is encoded by the coding sequence ATGAGCTTCGCCACGAACGATGCGGCCTCGATCGCCGAAGAGGCCACACCTGGCTCCACCTTCAGCGACGACGACATGTGGGGTGGCGAGGACGCCGTACCCACCGGCCCGGAGCAGCGCATCGCGCTGGTCGACAAGGCCCGCGAGGAATCCGCGTCCATCCCGGAGCCGGAGCACCGCGTCCGGGCGGCCGAGGAGCGCCACAGCGGACAGCTTCGGTTCGCCGACCGGATGATCACCGAGTATGGCCACCAGCTCCGGCGCGTACACGGGATCGGCTGGCACGAGTGGGACGGCTTCCGCTGGAAGGCGGACGATCAGGTCCGGCACCTCGCCTACGCCGTCAAGACCGTCCGCAACGCCCTGAGCGACCTTCAGCACCTTGACGGGGACACCCAGAAGGCCCTGTTCAAGGACATCCGTCGCTCGGAGTCCGCAGGGGCTCTTGAGGGCATCGCCAAGATCGCCGGAGCCCTGGAACCGGTCAGCACGTCGTCCAAGAGCCTGGACGCCGACCCGCACCTGTTCAACACCGCTGGCGGCGTCCTGGACCTGAAAAACGGCACCCTCCGAGAGTCCCGGCACGAAGACCTGATCACGAAAGTCGCCGGGGCGTGCGCCGACATCGACGGCGGGCGGAGCGAGCTGTGGGAGAACTTCCTGCACCGCATCCTGCCCCAGCAGGACGTGCGCGACTTCGTACAGCGGCTCATCGGATGCTCCATGTACGGGGCCGTGCTGGAGCAGATCCTGCCTCTCCTCACCGGTACCGGTGCGAACGGCAAGAGCGTGCTGGCCGGAGCCATCCAGTACGCGTTCGGCGACTACGCCATCACCGTCGACCCCGAGATGTTGATGGAGTCCAAGCACCAGCGCCACGCCTCATTCCTGATGCGCCTGCGCGGGGCCCGCCTCGCGTTCTGCTCCGAGACGGAGAAGGGCCGGAAGTTCTCCGAGGCGACCATGAAGCGACTGACCGGCGGCGAGCCGATCGAAGCGAATCTCATGCGCCAGGACCCCATCGAATTCGACCCGACGCACACCCTGATCATGCTCACCAACCACCTCCCCGAGGTGTCCGGCGACGACCCCGCCATCTGGCGCCGGATCCTTGTCGTCCCGTTCGACGTGGTGATCCCCGAAGAGGAGCGGGACACCCGGCTCCCCGAGAAGCTGCGGGACGCCGCCCCCCAGATCCTCGCGTGGGCCTACCAGGGCTGGCTCGCCTACCAGGAGCAGGGACTGAACCCTCCGGACGCGGTACGCGCCAAGACGGCGGCGTACCGGGCGGAGAGCGACATTATGGCCCGCTTCCTGGAGGAGGAGACCGTGAGCGTCGCGCGGGGAAGCGTCGGGGCCCGCTACCTGTACGAGAAGTGGTCCGAGTGGTGCTTCTCGACCGGCCAGGAGCACGGGACAGCGGGGAGCGAGGTGGCGTTCGCCAAGGCCCTGGAACTGCGCGGGTACAAGAAGAAGCGATCCAGCGCGGGGAACGTCTACAAGGGCCTCGGCCTCCTCGCCGGACTGGCGGGGGAGAGCGGCGGCGAACCGGAGCCCACTGAGCCGGAGTACGAGGAGCCCACGCTCAGCGACCCGCCGACCGGGGATCCGCGGCAGTGCTCCGCGCCCTCCAGTCCGCCACCGGGCCGTCCGAGCGCCGGACGGGCACCGGAGAGCCAGCTCCGCCCCGGAGGCCCTGACCGGCTCCGCGAAACGGCGCCCCTCCATCGACCGGCCGCCTCGATCGGTCACCAGGCGCAGACCATGGGGGTTACCTCATGA